The Phoenix dactylifera cultivar Barhee BC4 chromosome 15, palm_55x_up_171113_PBpolish2nd_filt_p, whole genome shotgun sequence genome contains a region encoding:
- the LOC103699027 gene encoding prostatic spermine-binding protein-like, producing the protein METVMPAPAPLAPLSCAAESFAAGLLTAALAKAQLPPPDSLFSMPDFKVDRRKNEKTEPVDADDEDDDDGDGEEDGAFGEGEDELSEEDGEGYENPNDNSSKKAPGGDAGGEENGEEEEEPEEQEDGDDDDDDDDDDDDDDDDDDGGDDEDEGVEGEEDQDNEDEEDDEDEALQPPKKRKK; encoded by the exons ATGGAAACAGTGATGCCGGCTCCGGCCCCCCTGGCCCCGCTATCGTGCGCCGCCGAGTCTTTCGCCGCGGGTCTCCTCACCGCCGCCCTCGCCAAGGCCCAACTCCCTCCCCCG GATTCACTCTTCAGTATGCCGGATTTTAAAGTGGACAGACGGAAAAATGAAAAAACTGAGCCTGTTGATgctgatgatgaggatgatgatgatggggATGGAGAAGAAGATGGTGCCTTTGGGGAGGGCGAAGACGAGCTCTCGGAGGAAGATGGGGAGGGATATGAGAACCCCAACGATAACAGTAGCAAGAAGGCCCCGGGCGGCGATGCTGGAGGTGAAGAgaatggagaagaggaggaagagccgGAGGAGCAGGAGGATGGTGATGACGACGATGATGACGACGACGATGATGACGATGACGATGACGACGATGATGGTGGGGATGATGAGGATGAGGGGGTTGAGGGGGAAGAGGATCAGGACAATgaggatgaggaagatgatgaggaCGAGGCACTTCAGCCcccaaagaagaggaagaagtga
- the LOC103699212 gene encoding UBP1-associated protein 2B-like, with translation MATKKRKVDQEDDLLSAPNHDSDPQSQIPDSATAAEGAAPPPVEEDEADDEDEDEDVGKLLEPLSKEQLISLLRSSAASDSATLAEIHRLADLNPAHRKLFVHGLGWETTSDGLRAAFARYGEIEDCRVVADKATGRSKGYGFLLFRHRRSAGRALRRPQKLIDNRMTACQLASAGAPSGAAHPPPPHHHTASSNPNPNAASQDNLPRKIYVGNVHSNIDGARLHAFFSKFGEIEEGPIGFDRQTGKPKGFALFVYKTVDGARKALEEPNKNFEGHLLYCQKATDSKAKAAAGPLATMAAPPSNAASTPDAPSSMGGANGSGYGGTLPDMGLAQQAAILGQGLLGLSGTQTFGQGMQPNAAVLAMLAAAGQNPGSFGINPAVLASLNPALATALGAGGQQPVPPSAAPQTVASQNYGMGNMGYQNAGFQGPPGFQGPPGFQGPPGFQGPPGFQGTQHVSQQAVGGGGGSYQGGPVGQVPMPRPPVGQMGGYAPH, from the coding sequence ATGGCCACCAAGAAGCGCAAGGTCGACCAAGAAGACGACCTCCTCTCCGCCCCCAACCACGATTCCGACCCCCAATCCCAAATCCCAGACTCTGCCACCGCCGCGGAGGGGGCGGCGCCGCCGCCGGTGGAGGAAGACGAGGCCGACGACGAGGACGAGGACGAGGACGTGGGGAAGCTTCTGGAACCGCTGTCGAAGGAGCAGCTGATCTCTCTCCTCCGGTCCTCCGCCGCCTCCGACTCGGCCACTCTCGCCGAGATTCACCGCCTCGCCGACCTCAACCCCGCCCACCGGAAGCTCTTCGTCCATGGCCTTGGCTGGGAAACCACCTCCGACGGCCTCCGCGCCGCATTCGCCCGCTACGGCGAGATCGAGGACTGCCGCGTCGTCGCCGACAAGGCCACCGGTCGCTCCAAGGGCTACGGCTTCCTCCTCTTTCGCCACCGCCGCTCCGCCGGCCGCGCCCTCCGCCGTCCACAGAAGCTCATCGACAACCGCATGACCGCCTGCCAGCTCGCCTCCGCCGGCGCCCCCTCCGGCGCTGCTCATCCCCCGCCGCCCCACCATCACACCGCCTCCTCCAATCCTAACCCTAACGCCGCCTCCCAGGACAACCTCCCGAGGAAGATCTACGTCGGGAACGTCCACTCCAACATCGACGGTGCCCGCCTCCACGCCTTCTTCTCCAAGTTCGGGGAGATCGAGGAGGGCCCCATCGGTTTCGACCGCCAGACCGGGAAGCCCAAGGGGTTCGCCCTCTTCGTCTATAAAACCGTGGACGGCGCTCGCAAAGCCCTCGAGGAGCCGAACAAGAACTTTGAGGGCCACCTGCTCTACTGCCAGAAGGCAACCGATAGCAAAGCTAAGGCAGCAGCTGGGCCTTTAGCCACAATGGCGGCCCCCCCATCCAATGCTGCCTCCACTCCAGACGCGCCATCGAGCATGGGTGGTGCCAATGGGTCTGGATATGGCGGCACGCTGCCGGATATGGGTTTGGCGCAACAAGCTGCGATTTTGGGGCAAGGACTTCTGGGTCTTAGCGGGACACAAACTTTTGGACAGGGGATGCAGCCGAATGCTGCAGTGCTCGCAATGCTGGCGGCAGCTGGACAGAATCCAGGATCTTTCGGGATCAATCCTGCCGTGCTTGCATCACTGAACCCTGCTTTGGCCACGGCTTTGGGTGCCGGAGGCCAGCAGCCTGTGCCTCCGTCTGCAGCCCCTCAGACAGTGGCGTCACAGAATTATGGAATGGGAAACATGGGGTATCAGAATGCTGGGTTTCAGGGACCACCAGGGTTTCAGGGGCCTCCAGGGTTTCAAGGTCCTCCAGGGTTTCAGGGTCCTCCGGGATTTCAAGGTACTCAGCATGTGTCTCAACAGGCTGTTGGTGGAGGTGGGGGTTCTTATCAGGGAGGACCTGTTGGACAGGTGCCGATGCCAAGGCCACCAGTTGGGCAAATGGGTGGATATGCACCACATTAG
- the LOC103707878 gene encoding membrane-anchored ubiquitin-fold protein 3-like → MAGDDLIELKFRLFDGTDIEPNKYDPSTTVASLKELILARWPQDKEIAPKTINDLKLINAGKILENNRTLAESRVPVGELPGGVITMHVVVRPPQLDKNSEKRLANAPKQNRCSCTIL, encoded by the exons ATGGCTGGAGATGatttgattgagctcaaatttagGCTTTTTGATGGCACGGACATCGAGCCAAACAAGTATGATCCTTCAACCACCGTTGCATCTCTCAAAGAACTCATCCTGGCTCGATGGCCTCAAG ACAAAGAAATTGCTCCAAAAACAATAAATGATTTGAAGCTCATCAATGCTGGGAAAATATTGGAGAACAACAGGACTCTTGCTGAGTCCAGGGTACCGGTTGGAGAGCTTCCTGGTGGTGTAATAACCATGCATGTTGTTGTGCGGCCTCCCCAACTTGACAAAAACAGCG AGAAACGACTCGCAAATGCCCCAAAGCAGAACAGATGTTCATGCACAATCCTGTGA